In one Cystobacter fuscus DSM 2262 genomic region, the following are encoded:
- a CDS encoding ABC transporter ATP-binding protein: protein MALLSIRDVFKSYFLHGKRIDVLRGVSLDIDKGEMVSLIGASGAGKSTFLHVLGTLDMPAAGELLFDGQSVFAMNDAEIADFRNRTIGFVFQSHYLLPEFTALENVAMPALIQRRERAPTYAYARELLERVGLGSRVDHRPGELSGGEAQRVALARALVLKPAVLLADEPTGNLDPATGEGIHQLLREVNRDLGITAVVVTHNETLARSMPRRLRLMAGQVTEA from the coding sequence ATGGCACTGCTCTCCATCCGCGACGTCTTCAAGAGCTACTTCCTGCACGGCAAGCGCATCGACGTGCTGCGCGGCGTCTCCCTGGACATCGACAAGGGGGAGATGGTGAGCCTCATCGGCGCGTCCGGTGCGGGCAAGAGCACGTTCCTGCACGTGCTGGGCACGCTGGACATGCCCGCCGCGGGCGAGCTGCTCTTCGATGGCCAGAGCGTCTTCGCCATGAACGACGCGGAGATCGCCGACTTTCGCAACCGCACCATCGGCTTCGTCTTCCAGAGCCACTACCTGCTGCCCGAGTTCACCGCGTTGGAGAACGTGGCCATGCCGGCGCTCATCCAGCGCCGGGAGCGGGCGCCCACCTATGCCTACGCGCGGGAGTTGCTCGAGCGGGTGGGCCTGGGCAGCCGGGTGGATCACCGGCCCGGAGAGCTATCCGGCGGTGAGGCGCAGCGCGTGGCCCTGGCGCGCGCCCTGGTGCTCAAGCCGGCGGTGCTGCTCGCCGACGAGCCCACGGGCAACCTGGATCCCGCCACCGGCGAGGGCATCCACCAGTTGCTGCGCGAGGTGAACCGGGACCTGGGCATCACCGCCGTGGTGGTGACGCACAACGAGACCCTGGCGCGCTCCATGCCCCGGCGGTTGCGGCTGATGGCCGGCCAGGTAACCGAAGCATGA
- the bamA gene encoding outer membrane protein assembly factor BamA, whose amino-acid sequence MPGRVLAQTNTDAPPATSAPRSADAPVDPDRQAREDEVTDIRVEGNRRVEAEAIRRALRTQVGTDLDTSRSAEDLRAVWALGYFSDVQLLVQRLPAGGVIYVVRVQERPSIRSVKLAGNEEISQDDLKESIEVKPLTILDMDTVRSTQKKIQEKYIEKGYFLAEVSHKIEPVAGGQVDVVFTVEENSKVLVKDIVILGAEKISVSRLKDVMLTKQGGYLSFLTSEGTYREEVFQRDLQVIQATYYDEGFINVRVDKPNVSLSADKRDIYITLRVTEGERYDIGKIDFSGDLVVPKEELARLMSTNSGEHFSRSKLGTDIQALTDVYYDRGYAYANINPVTNINADQRTVDLTFDVQQGPQVTIERIEVMGNTKTRDKVIRRELRVYEGELYSGTGVRRSKERVTALGFFETVEVNQKPGSRGDSIVLTVEVKEKATGTFQVGLGFSNVEDFIFTAQVSQNNFLGWGQSVSASAQISSLRSLVQLSFFDPYFLDTNYIFSADFFRVESNYVDFDRRSTGGNVGLGYQIVEDLLVNVGYSQEHVSVSALSNLGGVLLANRFLSGVTSSARLSVTYDKRNNRLFPSQGFIHYGSVEYAPGFLGGSFLFARYSAYSRLYFPLPLGAVFKTNATVGYIQSLDNQRPLPISELYYLGGINSMRGYALRTISPSLLVPNSSSPDAVIQSINVGGNKQFILNVELEFPIFEKAGIRGVVFYDAGNAYASNERFFEDKQDKLPLGLFHSVGFGFRWFSPVGPLRFEWGIPLTKRPDDQPILFEFTIGNFF is encoded by the coding sequence ATGCCCGGTCGCGTGCTCGCGCAGACGAACACGGATGCGCCTCCCGCGACCTCCGCCCCCCGAAGCGCCGATGCCCCGGTCGATCCCGACCGGCAGGCGCGTGAGGACGAGGTCACCGACATCCGCGTCGAGGGCAACCGCCGCGTCGAGGCCGAGGCCATCCGCCGCGCCCTGCGCACCCAGGTGGGCACGGACCTCGACACGTCCCGCAGCGCCGAGGATCTCCGGGCCGTCTGGGCGCTCGGCTACTTCAGCGACGTGCAGTTGCTCGTGCAGCGCCTGCCCGCCGGCGGCGTCATCTACGTGGTGCGCGTGCAGGAGCGCCCGTCCATCCGCTCGGTGAAGCTCGCCGGCAACGAGGAGATCAGCCAGGACGACCTCAAGGAGTCCATCGAGGTCAAGCCCCTCACCATCCTGGACATGGACACGGTGCGCAGCACCCAGAAGAAGATCCAGGAGAAGTACATCGAGAAGGGCTACTTCCTGGCCGAGGTGTCCCACAAGATCGAGCCCGTGGCGGGTGGCCAGGTCGACGTGGTCTTCACCGTCGAGGAGAACTCGAAGGTGCTGGTGAAGGACATCGTCATCCTGGGGGCGGAGAAGATCTCCGTCTCCCGGCTCAAGGACGTGATGCTCACCAAGCAGGGCGGCTACCTGTCGTTCCTCACGAGCGAGGGCACCTACCGCGAGGAGGTCTTCCAGCGCGACCTGCAGGTCATCCAGGCCACCTACTACGACGAGGGCTTCATCAACGTCCGGGTGGACAAGCCCAACGTGTCGCTGTCGGCCGACAAGCGCGACATCTACATCACCCTCCGGGTGACCGAGGGCGAGCGCTATGACATCGGCAAGATCGACTTCTCCGGCGACCTGGTGGTGCCCAAGGAGGAGCTGGCGCGCCTGATGAGCACGAACTCCGGCGAGCACTTCAGCCGCTCGAAGCTCGGCACGGACATCCAGGCCCTCACGGACGTCTACTACGACCGGGGCTACGCCTACGCCAACATCAACCCCGTCACCAACATCAACGCCGACCAGCGCACGGTGGACCTGACCTTCGACGTGCAGCAGGGTCCCCAGGTCACCATCGAGCGCATCGAGGTGATGGGCAACACCAAGACGCGGGACAAGGTCATCCGCCGCGAGCTGCGCGTCTACGAGGGGGAGCTGTACAGCGGCACCGGCGTGCGCCGCAGCAAGGAGCGCGTGACGGCGCTCGGCTTCTTCGAGACGGTGGAGGTCAACCAGAAGCCCGGCTCGCGCGGGGACTCCATCGTCCTGACGGTGGAGGTGAAGGAGAAGGCGACCGGCACCTTCCAGGTGGGCCTGGGCTTCTCCAACGTGGAGGACTTCATCTTCACGGCCCAGGTGTCGCAGAACAACTTCCTCGGCTGGGGCCAGAGCGTGTCCGCCTCGGCGCAGATCTCCAGCCTGCGCTCGCTCGTGCAGCTGTCGTTCTTCGACCCGTACTTCCTGGACACCAACTACATCTTCTCCGCGGACTTCTTCCGGGTGGAGTCCAACTACGTCGACTTCGACCGCCGCTCCACGGGTGGCAACGTCGGCCTGGGCTACCAGATCGTCGAGGATCTGCTCGTCAACGTGGGCTACTCGCAGGAGCACGTGAGTGTCTCCGCCCTGTCGAACCTTGGCGGCGTGCTGCTGGCCAACCGTTTCCTCAGTGGCGTGACGAGCTCGGCGCGCCTGTCCGTCACCTACGACAAGCGCAACAACCGCCTCTTCCCCTCCCAGGGCTTCATCCACTACGGCTCGGTGGAGTACGCGCCGGGCTTCCTCGGCGGCTCGTTCCTCTTCGCGCGCTACAGCGCCTACTCGCGCCTGTACTTCCCGCTGCCCCTGGGCGCCGTCTTCAAGACCAACGCCACCGTGGGCTACATCCAGTCGCTGGACAACCAGCGGCCGCTGCCCATCTCCGAGCTCTACTACCTGGGCGGCATCAACTCGATGCGCGGCTACGCGTTGCGCACCATCAGCCCCTCGCTGCTGGTGCCCAACTCCTCCTCGCCCGATGCCGTCATCCAGTCCATCAACGTGGGCGGCAACAAGCAGTTCATCCTCAACGTGGAGTTGGAGTTCCCCATCTTCGAGAAGGCCGGCATCCGCGGCGTGGTCTTCTACGACGCGGGCAACGCCTACGCCTCCAACGAGCGCTTCTTCGAGGACAAGCAGGACAAGCTGCCCCTGGGCCTGTTCCACTCGGTGGGATTCGGCTTCCGGTGGTTCTCGCCGGTCGGTCCCTTGCGCTTCGAGTGGGGAATCCCGCTCACCAAGCGCCCGGATGATCAGCCCATCCTCTTCGAGTTTACGATCGGCAATTTCTTCTGA
- a CDS encoding OmpH family outer membrane protein, translating into MSLRSKLSVLAIAASLAVPTLAAAETKMGYVDYQRVMLEVDDGKAAKARLQKWLEARQKEIDAEQEALRKEKETLDKQASAMSEETRVQKATDLQKKVYDLAQKWEKSRGEAAERERKEMEPIIARIDDVIKNIADREGLGMVFEKRDSGLVFALSQYDLTNEVIRSYNSGKGKAKDAPVAKDAPKK; encoded by the coding sequence ATGTCGCTTCGAAGCAAACTGTCCGTCCTGGCCATCGCCGCCTCGCTCGCGGTCCCCACGCTGGCCGCCGCCGAAACCAAGATGGGCTATGTGGATTACCAGCGCGTCATGCTCGAGGTGGATGACGGCAAGGCGGCCAAGGCCCGTCTCCAGAAGTGGCTGGAGGCCCGGCAGAAGGAGATCGACGCCGAGCAGGAGGCCCTGCGCAAGGAGAAGGAGACCCTGGACAAGCAGGCGAGCGCGATGAGCGAGGAGACGCGCGTCCAGAAGGCCACCGACCTGCAGAAGAAGGTCTACGACCTGGCTCAGAAGTGGGAGAAGAGCCGCGGTGAGGCCGCCGAGCGCGAGCGCAAGGAGATGGAGCCGATCATCGCGAGGATCGACGACGTCATCAAGAACATCGCCGACCGCGAGGGCCTGGGTATGGTCTTCGAGAAGCGCGACTCCGGCCTGGTGTTCGCCCTGAGCCAGTACGACCTGACCAACGAGGTCATCCGCTCGTACAACAGTGGCAAGGGCAAGGCGAAGGACGCCCCGGTCGCCAAGGACGCGCCCAAGAAGTAG
- the lpxD gene encoding UDP-3-O-(3-hydroxymyristoyl)glucosamine N-acyltransferase: MHTPKPRRLGELAAHVGGELLGDAGLVITGLNGLVEAVPGELSFYGNPRYRRQYDATRASAVLVGREAEPREHVSLVRVANPHLAFAQISQLLHPRPTYEAGVRPGAHVHPEASVHPDATVMTGATVDKGARVGARAVLFPGAYVGEAAVVGEDSVLYPNVTVREHCLVGARVILHASCVVGADGFGFAFNPEGAQGPEHYKIPQAGIVRIEDDVEVGACTTIDRATLGETVIGRGTKIDNLVQIAHNVKVGPLSLLCAQAGVSGSSELGTGVVLAGQVGVVGHIRVGDMAKVGAQSGVAQDVEDGQVVSGTPAMPHREWLRTSAALGQLTELLKEVRTLRRRVEMLEKKEKGG; the protein is encoded by the coding sequence GTGCATACGCCCAAGCCCCGCCGGCTCGGGGAGCTCGCCGCCCATGTGGGCGGTGAGCTCCTCGGTGACGCCGGCCTCGTGATTACCGGACTCAATGGGCTCGTCGAGGCAGTGCCTGGCGAGCTCTCCTTCTATGGCAACCCGCGCTACCGCCGGCAGTACGACGCCACCCGGGCGTCGGCCGTGCTGGTGGGCCGGGAGGCCGAGCCACGCGAGCACGTCTCGCTGGTGCGTGTCGCCAATCCGCACCTGGCCTTCGCCCAGATTTCCCAGCTCTTGCACCCGCGGCCCACCTACGAGGCGGGCGTGCGGCCCGGCGCCCACGTGCACCCCGAGGCCAGCGTCCACCCGGACGCCACGGTGATGACCGGGGCCACGGTGGACAAGGGCGCGCGGGTGGGGGCTCGCGCGGTGCTCTTCCCCGGAGCGTACGTGGGGGAGGCGGCGGTGGTGGGCGAGGACAGCGTGCTCTACCCCAACGTCACCGTGCGCGAGCACTGCCTGGTGGGAGCGCGCGTCATCCTCCACGCCTCGTGCGTGGTGGGGGCGGACGGCTTCGGCTTCGCCTTCAACCCCGAGGGCGCCCAGGGCCCCGAGCACTACAAGATTCCCCAGGCGGGCATCGTGCGCATCGAGGACGATGTCGAGGTGGGCGCCTGCACCACCATCGATCGGGCCACGCTCGGCGAGACGGTCATCGGCCGCGGCACGAAGATCGACAACCTGGTGCAGATCGCCCACAACGTGAAGGTGGGCCCGCTGTCGCTCTTGTGCGCGCAGGCGGGCGTGTCCGGCTCGTCGGAGCTGGGCACGGGCGTGGTGCTGGCGGGGCAGGTGGGTGTGGTGGGCCACATCCGCGTGGGTGACATGGCCAAGGTCGGGGCCCAGTCGGGCGTGGCGCAGGACGTGGAAGATGGACAGGTGGTGAGCGGCACCCCGGCCATGCCCCACCGCGAGTGGCTGCGGACGTCGGCCGCGCTCGGCCAGTTGACCGAGCTGCTCAAGGAAGTACGCACCCTGCGGCGCAGGGTGGAGATGCTCGAGAAAAAGGAGAAGGGCGGATGA
- the fabZ gene encoding 3-hydroxyacyl-ACP dehydratase FabZ yields MDIQEIQALLPHRYPFLLVDRVVEIVPGQKIVAFKNVTMNEPFFNGHFPGHPVMPGVLILEALAQASAILAYKTENMDPARSVSYLMSVDGARFRKPVVPGDRLQLNVEVLRHKGAVWKTKGTATVDGAKVAEGEFLATVVDKDKKSGGSTAEAS; encoded by the coding sequence ATGGACATCCAGGAGATCCAGGCGCTGCTGCCCCACCGGTATCCGTTCCTCCTGGTGGATCGGGTGGTGGAAATCGTTCCTGGCCAGAAGATCGTGGCCTTCAAGAACGTCACCATGAACGAGCCCTTCTTCAACGGCCATTTCCCGGGACACCCGGTGATGCCGGGCGTGCTCATCCTGGAGGCGCTCGCCCAGGCGTCGGCCATCCTCGCCTACAAGACGGAGAACATGGACCCCGCGCGGTCGGTCTCCTACCTGATGAGCGTGGACGGGGCGCGCTTCCGCAAGCCCGTGGTGCCCGGAGACCGGTTGCAGCTCAACGTCGAGGTGCTGCGTCACAAGGGCGCGGTGTGGAAGACGAAGGGAACGGCCACGGTTGACGGAGCGAAGGTGGCCGAGGGTGAGTTCCTCGCCACCGTCGTGGACAAGGACAAGAAGTCGGGCGGCTCCACCGCCGAGGCGTCCTGA